A window from Akkermansia muciniphila encodes these proteins:
- a CDS encoding autotransporter-associated beta strand repeat-containing protein yields MVRLAGENQVSGEFIFGHRGGVVDMYGHNLTLNAITHLDSGAVFANYLGGSTVTFTFTGSGEQTFLGSLRDGEAASRGLMNVVYTPGTAEGSVWNLSGHILNTGTWTVRGGEVKIAGALTLHAGGYVDENDWQMAAFSTGTVLVNSGARFTTGSHSLVVSAVQVDDGGTYGVLAGGDHSGNVVLSGAASMLRAEVDSGSATESGVISGAGSLVKTGEGTLLLKNGNNSFSGTATVEGGLVRASSAGALGQAVWTLDAAGALSVDGAGFSSIAGKLDQKSSGTFVLLEDQAAISGLAGFRNLSIGAAGEVNLGTSGTTDVLSGWTADGGWSLGGGGGTLTVNLKLSGSGTLSIGNGSNTGTVVLANAHNSDSEGGAAFSGAIELNGGVRLAYTDVRSLGLENKNVLVKYGTSFSLGAEVDAALAHVSNASGGVLLLSGDRTSGLDLGGMGLDSVYIGADGQAVLSGSVTAGTQGYLFGGGGTLTVASSLGGAHAMTVDTQGMETSGGVILAADNTYSGETRILSGAFLTVGNGGTAGSLGTGAVVNDGMLAFNRTDKMTAGNAISGTGALIQKGAGELVLTGNNSYSGVTTIAAGTLTVGDGGTSGSLGTGAVVNNGVLAFNRSDAVAVNVNVSGSGALVKNGSGTLTIQKMLSYTGGTTVNEGALVLGYGGANGMIRGNLAIQEGAQVTLKGGDSFGYSGGNASVKNVNITGGTLYFGDKANQTFQNTVFNLKGAVVDGVTGGRMDIWTKAVVNVKAADKASEIRNINVLLRDANPTVFMVERGKSASDLNVSSNIINSSGVKGSFIKKGAGIMVLSGRNTYSGGTTVNWGTLVAASNQALGTGLAAVNSGARLALGGLGTDLASVSLGNDILVKSGGILSGSATLSGNTTLNAGSMLEFTLSMGGAAGDELAYNSLMLQSGVFQIDAGAKLKLAAVSLDYSSDFWGTSHILNLIEGGANASLKGAFTLDLSGAGNYGSYGSWSLQGDEDSKTVNMVWTPNAEAVLDHSETAALLAAPSPAPVPEPSSALLVLAGLGTCIFRRRVR; encoded by the coding sequence ATGGTGCGCCTTGCCGGGGAAAACCAAGTGTCCGGGGAGTTCATCTTCGGCCACCGCGGGGGCGTGGTGGACATGTACGGGCATAATTTGACGCTGAATGCCATCACGCATCTGGATTCCGGAGCCGTTTTTGCCAATTACCTTGGCGGTTCCACTGTAACGTTTACGTTTACAGGTTCCGGGGAACAGACATTCCTGGGGTCTTTACGGGACGGAGAGGCCGCTTCCCGGGGCCTGATGAATGTAGTATACACACCCGGCACGGCAGAAGGTTCCGTCTGGAACCTGTCCGGGCACATTCTCAATACCGGGACGTGGACGGTGCGGGGAGGTGAGGTGAAAATAGCCGGAGCCCTCACCCTGCACGCGGGAGGCTATGTGGATGAGAATGACTGGCAGATGGCCGCTTTTTCCACCGGAACAGTGCTGGTGAACAGCGGCGCCCGGTTTACCACCGGCAGCCATTCCCTGGTAGTTTCCGCCGTTCAGGTGGATGACGGAGGCACGTATGGCGTGCTGGCCGGGGGAGACCATAGCGGAAACGTTGTGTTGTCCGGTGCCGCATCCATGCTGCGCGCAGAAGTGGATTCCGGTTCCGCAACGGAGTCCGGCGTGATTTCAGGTGCCGGTTCCCTCGTGAAAACCGGGGAAGGAACCCTGCTTTTGAAGAACGGGAATAACAGTTTTTCCGGAACTGCCACGGTAGAAGGGGGGCTGGTGCGCGCTTCTTCCGCCGGAGCCCTCGGCCAGGCTGTCTGGACACTGGATGCCGCCGGAGCCCTGTCTGTGGATGGCGCCGGTTTTTCCTCTATTGCCGGAAAGCTGGACCAGAAGTCCTCCGGCACGTTCGTGCTGCTGGAAGACCAGGCGGCTATTTCCGGTTTGGCCGGGTTCAGGAACTTGTCCATCGGTGCGGCGGGAGAAGTGAATTTGGGAACGTCCGGGACCACGGATGTTCTATCCGGCTGGACCGCGGACGGTGGCTGGTCTCTGGGCGGGGGAGGAGGAACGCTGACGGTGAACTTGAAGCTCAGCGGTTCCGGCACCTTGTCCATCGGCAACGGATCCAATACGGGCACCGTGGTGCTTGCCAATGCGCATAACAGTGATTCGGAAGGCGGAGCCGCCTTTTCCGGCGCCATTGAGTTGAATGGGGGAGTACGGCTTGCCTATACGGACGTGCGTTCCCTTGGCCTGGAGAACAAGAACGTGCTCGTCAAATACGGAACCTCGTTTTCCCTTGGAGCGGAAGTGGATGCAGCCCTGGCGCACGTGTCCAATGCGTCCGGTGGCGTACTGCTGCTGTCCGGTGACCGCACGTCGGGTTTGGACCTGGGCGGAATGGGATTGGATTCCGTTTACATCGGGGCGGACGGCCAGGCCGTCCTATCCGGTTCCGTGACGGCCGGAACGCAGGGTTACCTGTTCGGCGGCGGCGGAACGCTGACGGTAGCCAGCTCCCTGGGAGGGGCCCATGCCATGACGGTGGATACGCAGGGAATGGAGACCTCAGGCGGAGTCATCCTGGCGGCGGATAATACTTATTCCGGTGAAACGCGCATTTTGTCCGGAGCTTTCCTGACGGTAGGCAATGGAGGAACAGCCGGTTCCCTGGGAACGGGCGCCGTTGTGAATGACGGCATGCTGGCGTTCAACAGGACGGACAAGATGACGGCGGGAAACGCCATTTCCGGAACAGGGGCATTGATCCAGAAAGGCGCCGGGGAACTGGTGCTGACGGGTAATAATTCCTACAGCGGAGTAACGACAATTGCCGCAGGAACGCTCACTGTGGGCGATGGCGGAACCAGCGGTTCCCTGGGGACCGGGGCTGTGGTCAACAACGGGGTGCTGGCCTTCAACCGCTCTGATGCCGTTGCCGTGAACGTCAATGTATCCGGCAGCGGAGCTCTGGTGAAGAACGGCTCCGGCACGCTTACCATCCAGAAGATGCTTTCCTATACGGGAGGAACCACCGTGAATGAAGGCGCGCTTGTGCTGGGCTACGGCGGTGCCAACGGAATGATCCGCGGGAACCTTGCCATTCAGGAGGGGGCGCAGGTGACGTTGAAGGGCGGCGACAGCTTCGGTTATTCCGGAGGGAACGCTTCCGTGAAGAACGTGAATATCACAGGAGGCACCCTGTATTTTGGAGACAAAGCCAACCAGACGTTCCAGAATACGGTGTTTAACCTGAAGGGCGCTGTAGTGGATGGCGTTACGGGAGGCCGCATGGATATCTGGACGAAGGCTGTGGTTAATGTGAAAGCCGCGGACAAAGCCTCGGAAATCAGGAACATCAACGTGCTGTTGCGGGACGCCAATCCGACGGTGTTCATGGTGGAACGCGGCAAGTCTGCGTCTGACCTGAATGTCTCGTCCAACATCATCAACTCTTCCGGGGTGAAGGGCTCCTTCATTAAGAAAGGGGCCGGGATCATGGTGCTTTCCGGCAGAAATACCTATTCAGGAGGAACCACGGTTAACTGGGGAACGCTGGTAGCGGCCTCCAACCAGGCTCTGGGAACCGGTTTGGCGGCGGTCAACTCCGGCGCACGTTTGGCGCTTGGGGGCCTGGGAACGGATTTGGCTTCCGTTTCTCTTGGAAATGATATTCTGGTGAAGAGCGGCGGCATTCTTTCCGGTTCCGCCACCCTGTCCGGGAATACTACCTTGAATGCCGGGTCCATGCTGGAATTCACCCTGTCCATGGGAGGGGCCGCCGGGGATGAACTGGCGTACAACAGCCTGATGCTCCAGTCCGGCGTTTTCCAGATTGACGCGGGAGCCAAGCTGAAGCTGGCGGCGGTGTCTCTGGATTATTCCTCCGACTTCTGGGGGACCTCCCATATCCTGAACCTGATAGAAGGCGGCGCGAACGCCAGTTTGAAGGGGGCGTTTACGCTGGACCTGTCCGGAGCCGGAAATTATGGCTCCTATGGGTCCTGGTCCCTCCAGGGCGATGAGGATTCCAAAACCGTGAACATGGTCTGGACTCCCAATGCCGAGGCCGTTTTGGACCATTCGGAAACTGCGGCGTTGCTCGCGGCTCCGTCTCCTGCGCCGGTTCCGGAACCTTCCTCCGCGCTGCTGGTGCTGGCAGGCCTGGGGACGTGTATCTTCCGCCGCCGTGTGCGGTGA